The sequence AGCGACTCCAAACCAtcaactccctcttgtggtgaaactacaccattacaatgcctgtactatttataatgggccacactacttagttataaataaatgaacagctgagcaaactaaactattaacaagcagtaaatatgaagaagagggttcaggaagcagacacactctgtaattttaaaattaggcttaatctttttgtttgacaaaggatgtaagaggagacagtgctatgaatcagcccctgctcatatacagtgaatacatgtggcagccacttccctttggtcctcactgtggctcattgttcctcaggtgtgtgtgtatctcttcttctgtggttggtATTGACACTGGCAGTGAGGCTGGAGGGTTGGCAGTGTTgcttgctctgtcagtcagaatgaaATAGCTAAACTGATGGATTTCCATCAAAGTTTGTTCTTTCATAGTCTGTAGAGGATCAATcctgatgactctgctgttttctctgccattagtaggtcaaatgttttgtttgtccagtcaCATATCTTCACATCTATTCAATGTATTGTCACAGAATTTGGTGAAGACATTTTCCTTCCCagcaggatgaatcctaatgactttgttaaTCCAGCTCCACTGTAGTAGACACAGGAGTGGAGGTTAGAGTGTGACACAACATCCAGTTCAGTTATCCCTGACTGATTTTAGCATGTTGTCACATacatcacagtaatgtttgaGTCTGCTGAAGTGCTAATGAATGAGGGAAATCCTCTCAGAATCAACTTTAGAGTCACTTCTCTGAATGACGCCTCGATTACACTAAGGAACAATATTTCTAgaaagtaaatcaactgaccTGTAGATGTTTCTTCAACCCTTGTATGGTGTTCAggtctgtggatctgtgggacccattttaattttttgtcaaaagaagaatgaaaagtgATTTTTCAAACTCAGACTCATTTTCTATGAAGAAAATATAtcagaatacattttcaatgaccacacactgtacacaccaTATTACATACAGGACCCAGGGCTAATGAAAGTGTGGAAACTGTAGGTCCTGAGTACCTTTACTCTTTCCTCCACCTGTCTGGacctgttagtgtgtgtttgagttttgtgtgtctgcccaaGCTAGCTGCCATCAGGACAGTGTGGGAGAAGTGGGTGCACTGCCTCCCCCTGGCCTAATGTCACCATTGATGAGCAGCTATTTAGGGGCCAGTGCTCAGTATATGGtgtcctcatatgcttggaaattacaagtcatgtgatgccacttcctcatatgcttggaacttacaagtcatgtgatgccagttcctcatatgcttgcaacttacaagtcatgtgatgccacttcctcatatgcttgcaacttacaagtcatgtgatgtcacttcctcatatgcttggaacttacttaagtcatgtcatcatctgcctgggtccaggcccaggtctcAGGACCCTGAGAGATTAAGTCTCgcgctctaccaactgagctaacaggCGGCTGAACTTACAGGTCTACACAGGGAAACCTGATGGAGGAGcccctgagaaaaatcaagagttgttctgaaaaaccttgtttcatttgtaacatgagtaacaaaaatatgacaccacacaagggttaattgaaggaactatgacaatgtgtgtcctctgtcctacatTGACACTGATGTAGTCCTCATctactttgacatcagcagacaagagacatgagacagtgctcttaagaaggtgagtgttaggaagcagtgatgtgtcGGAGGCGAATTAAACGGTTCTTAGAACcggatctgctgcttttttgtgtgtgtgtgagttcaagCTGCAAGTGATTGGTCAGCTACATGATGTGTGGTGGCatctgtgtgtccacactgagcaggagggggagggaggagttacagacacagcacacacaggatcaaccCCTCAAATCTGAgacatttggtttttcttaatGTCAATCTTATCTAAAGACGAGCTGAAACTGTTACCTGGATgctattttacttttgttttacacattttcgtttatattttcttgtgtgattctctaagcttctctgtgttgtttcactgtaaacagttaaaaatttacaaatattatacatccaatcagagattggatctttttgtcaaattgagatgggcatttgtttttgttcttaaaatgtattttttgtagtgctctgttccatgttgagtataataagaccaattatacatttttgatacaatgtatgttttttacatttgttatttatttacacacaattttacattattttagtaataaaatcatttaagcagccaaaataaataaataaataaatctgaggaGCGACTTGGAGGGGAAAGAGTCggctctttttatattttatttttcaccttatttattttagatacatcttttctctgtgtacacACTTCTCTGTGCAATTTGTCTTGTTaattttcaattgggagtttgtCCATAACCAAAGAATTTCGCGACGtagattaataaagtttttctgattctgattctgagccAAAAGAACCGGCTCTCTGAAAAGAGTCGGATTTCCCATCACTGTACCCCACGGTttctgaaagtttactttcactttgaccgaagtttgaggcgcagatgattttctctatctgaaggtaaatgtcagcacttttaatgttttactcgtcaacacttcctgtagttacctgaattatctgatgttcgagtttttagtgttttattgtgtgtgttttttaataccgcgttgtggtgtttagttgtgtggaCTCGTGAGTTGTCAatgtaaagtcgggatgaggcaggaaaaGGGCCGTCGTTAtgcgccatgttgtgtggatatttgcagtagaagcggtggagtcagagtagaagcagagtgagctgatggtcagtagctgaacacggagcctttgttagtctgtggctccacttactgctgactgaaggcagcttttcctacctgaatcagcctgtggaggaggcggacctgagccgctgctctcccgcagtctgagccgctaaatgcggtctgagctcggccggacagcggctggagaacagctttgactttctctgtcattagatgaattctacgggactgagctcagagggactgacagggtttttcagcctctatgtgattttcagagagacagttaacactccatccacagagtcagaggcctcctggtcctatcaggacaaactctacctgatgaattagatgataaagacccaaatccataaatactctcacaataaagcatctcagcagctctgataggtgattatatctctgtggctggtcacagtacaaacagaaaaactgtctgtcaggacatatttgctgtttttattgatgtctatctgtgtctctgctgtttggtttggttttggtttgttgttgctgcttcatatagttcagactttatcattagaaaaggcaggaaagtgcagGGGCCcaaactaaaagggcccctggaataatattgaggagaaatgaactgagtctcagttgttttgtgtggaataatcacctgcagcttgtttcatcaagtcattttctacagaaacactgcagacaaacagattgtcagataaaatcagtggatctcagtccatctgtgtgtcagtgaatggaaatggtcgtctctgaattgtgtgtgaaagatatgaaagaggaaagaagagccaatcagtggaggagcagctgatatttctacaggacaaatgatggagacatttaaaaacttttaccaGTATGTCTCCTGTCCAACCAGGTGGGAAAAGACACTGGACCTGTGCTGTGGGTCGATACAGGGGGCCTAtaaatctctttctctccctcctttgggctcctctgatcacagctgtgtgcatttgctgcccacatataaaactgttttaaagagggagaagaaaaagatcagggacataaaggtctggacagatgagtcggtgCTCTGCCTCctgggatgttttaactgcatgGACTGGAATgctttcacacagtcctgtggggatgatttggactcattggtggacataacatgctcatacatggtcttttgcagggatatgatcattccctgtaagcgtgttcaaatatttcccaacaacaaatcagtcaaagcaggattacaaatcagagctggaaaacaagatggcagcaaacaaacttggttcagcctgggcaagcatgaaaactactgcaggccttcagagcacagagctcagtactcgtgtctttttagatggttgaaactcggacacagagctggataatgctctgaattgtttttagtGTCATTTTGAttccttttattttaacacagaaactcagcaactgaaacataaacttaaagacactaTGCACTATAATGCTGAGCTGCATGAAGTCAAAAAGACGTCctgtgcagtaaaagtgaacaaaagtCACGGCCCCGATAATATATGTGGGCGtttagtgaagtcctgtgcacatgaactgagtcctgtgtttcagtatatttttaataagtccttacagacacaacatgtccctaagctctggaaagatgctgtggttgctgtcccaaaacactgaatgatgttagagcagttGCCCTGACTTCAATCTGAATGGAAacttttgagaaactggtcagatctgaggtcctgaagcaaactgaacatgcacaggatcctctgcagtttacatacaggcctcacagaggagaggaggatgctacagtgactctgctcaacatgctttttaaacatttggattttaatgggacacacgccaggcttttatttgtggacttgtcttctgcttttaatacaatccaacctcacatttgaattgaaaggctcctacaacagtttgatttaaataataatctggtgggttggattctggatgttttaaccaacaggacacagagagtgagggtcaacagtacattgtctgaccaaaggtgttcttccactgtttctcctcaagggtgtgtgttgtcaccactattgttcattttatacacaaacgtgtcagagcagacatgacagcagaagcatcataaagtgctgatgactcagttattgttagtctcctccaggacggtgagagcagccatggaccagtcattgatgatttagttcagtggtgtgaggaatcctacctgcagctaaatgctacaacaaccaaagatatgctcattgattttaggaggaaaccccacaggcaccaagtcactttaattaaaggtcagaccattgagtatgtgcagtcttacaaatatcttgggactatcattgacagcaaattgacatTTGAAGAAacttgtgaagtggtttgtaaaaaggctcagaaacgtttacactgtttaaggaaacttgcacattttcacattgactgaaccataatgagcatgttctctctcttttatagaatccattttattattttctttagtgtcatggttcagtcagacaactttaaaacagaggaagtcctcagaccaaatagCTAAGTGTCTAAGTGTCTAGTTGTCTGCTTGGTGAGTCCAAGCCAAGTCCAGCgtccctgtacagcagacaggtacagaggacagctacctccattttaaatgatgactccaccctttgcactgctactttcagcttcttccctccgggcggaggtttatcgtcccaaaatgtaaaacccagtgatataaaaacagctttgttcctgctgctgtcacagagttgaacaagCTGCAGTGATACATTGTACATACATacttatttatggatttatttcatatttatttattatgtgggtttaaatatttttattgggttttttacttctttctctttttcaactTATTTTAAActaaaggtttttattattttaccttttaccagagttattctttattgacccttctctctctctttgatcaTGATTGGTGGAACTttgagcacttttacttttatcatcatgtttatagtcagctgtgttggttttgcgttacatttctttgtgttctgtgtatatgtgtcaaaaggacgtcatcatctgatcatgtgactgcaaaacaatctacctacaggtacaaataaaggaacctgaacctgaggatgatttcagttgatgtgcagatgaatgatttgtgttttctctccacatgaaggtagaaagtgtgtgtgagctgatgtggatgtgaattcagcatcatgaatcagtgtgaggacagagaggagggagctcctccccctaaaagcagtctgtgtggggaccatgagatccagaccaaagctcagaggtgagatgaggatctctaactgtccatgactcttctccatgtcagagctcagcactcacatcactgcaccatcattattcacactcaaagctctgtgtgtgttgtgttgaaggccagagcagcagcacacaccagactctgctggacctggacctgaacatggacctgagcccagctgtgtgtccatgaagagtgacaggtcaaagggtcACCCCgtgaatttcaaaggacagcctccctctgctgcaaagaagtgagctgcaactgactacatgttttcttctttactatgagaacactgtattaATAATAGATATGTATTCCCTGCCCCTGTGTCTCTGATGGTCCTAATCTatgtgtccaccaggatccatcagagaccagactttcCTGTACCCGAGCTCagttgtgtgtccatgaagagttaCAGGTCAATGGGTcgcctcattgatttcaaaggacagcctccctctgctgcaaagaagtgagctgcagctgagtttaaaatgtatcagacagctgtcctgtataactggtcttctatgaaagatgaagtgattgtgttttgtctccaggcttcatgaatgacacagtatatgaacatgatcaggctgaaacacaggctttagtggcaaagttgatgtttctcttttgaagaaaagcacttcttatgttcttatatgtgtcatttagatcagaactaaaactccctgtaactcagcacctatccagttccagtgtttgtgttagtgtcctgtagcagaggtgagacttctgtcaaacccagtgtgagtccttaaaactcatcatttaaaaggtggacttgttatgatgactctaggtcatgaggtacagaactgattgcttgtttcctctcattgagaatgtcacagcacagtagtgtttgctttaatcaggacagtcaccacagaacataaaagcagctgttgtttgtatACAGaccataaaacgctcacagatgctgcaaacataatgtgagctaattcttcatgattcctccacagagtggaccaggagagctcagaggttcccagtgctcagtctgccctgcagcatcaaacacacctggactccatatttatggtctgtacatggacaacaactactttgacatctgttatgttgacaataatctccatgctgcactttttagagcagtggattgtcagtgtgtccaacatggatctgatgtttggctccgtggttttactttgattgtgtcattcatacagttttctgttccagctgctggaggagaacattgtaaCTTttatgaagaaggagctgaagaagatccagaaggttgtgagtccagattacccagaatgctctgagagtcagagggaggatgaggaggtgttggacagtgaggatgaagagcagaggaggagcagcagagaggcttttgtgaagatcacagtgaacttcctgaggagaatgaagcaggaggagctggctgactgtctgcacagcagtaagaggatttctctaaagattcaacatgatggacaaatgggacatttactaacgtctcaagacatgaaatatgttcatgtgtgttctttaggggggtgaacatgtcatgttttctttatgaatcagtcattgatatttcttgtttgttcattcaggacattttgctgcagtttgtcaacgtaaacttaaatctgctctgaagaagaagttccagtgtgtgtttgaggggatctctaaagcaggaaacccaacccttctgaatcagatctacacagagctctacatcacagagggagggactggagaggtcaatgatgaacatgaggtcagacagattgaaacagcatccaggaaaccagccagaccagaaacaagcatcagacaaggagacatctttaaagcctcacctggaagagatggaccaatcagaatagtgatgacaaagggagtggctggcattgggaaaacagtcttaacacagaagttgactctggactgggctgaagacaaagccaaccaggacatacacttcacatttccattcacgttcagagagctgaatgtgctgaaagagaaaaagttcagcttggtggaacttgttcatcacttctttactgaaaccaaagaagcaggactctgcaggtttgaagaggtccaggttctgttcatctttgacggtctggatgagtgtcgacttcctctggacttccacaacactgagatcctgactgatgttacagagtccacctcagtggatgtgctgctgacaaacctcatcagggggaaactgcttccctctgctcgtctctggataaccacacgacctgcagcagccaatcagattcctcctgagtgtgttgacatggtgacagaggtcagagggttcactgacccacagaaggaggagtacttcaggaagaggttcagagagggggagcaggccagaaggatcatctcccacatcaagacttcacgaagcctccacatcatgtgccacatcccggtcttctgctggatcactgctacagttctggaggatgtgttggaaaccagagagggaggagggctgcccaagaccctgactgagatgtacatccacttcctggtggttcagtccaaactgaagaacattaagtatgatggaggagctgagacagatccacactggagtccagagaccaggaagatgattgagtctctgggaaaactggcttttgagcagctgcagaaaggaaacctgatcttctatgaatcagacctgacagagtgtggcatcgatatcagagcagcctcagtgtactcaggagtgttcacacaggtctttaaagaggagagaggactgtaccaggacaaggtgttctgcttcgtccatctgagtcttcaggagtttctggctgctcttcatgtccatctgaccttcatcaactctggagtcaatctgctgtcagaaaaacagtcaacgtccaactggtctaaactgttcagagacaaacctgatccaactcagctctaccagagggctgtggaccaggccttacagagtccaaatggacacctggacttgttcctccgcttcctcctgggtctttcactgcagaccaatcagactctcctacgaggtctgctgacacagacaggaagtggctcacagaccaatcagcaaacagtccagtacatcaagaagaagattgaagagactccctctgcagagcaaagcatcaacctgttccactgtctgaatgaactgaatgattgttctctagtggagcagatccaacagtccctgagttcaggacatctctccacagatgaactgtctcctgctcag is a genomic window of Toxotes jaculatrix isolate fToxJac2 chromosome 13, fToxJac2.pri, whole genome shotgun sequence containing:
- the LOC121191496 gene encoding NACHT, LRR and PYD domains-containing protein 3-like; amino-acid sequence: QESSEVPSAQSALQHQTHLDSIFMLLEENIVTFMKKELKKIQKVVSPDYPECSESQREDEEVLDSEDEEQRRSSREAFVKITVNFLRRMKQEELADCLHSRHFAAVCQRKLKSALKKKFQCVFEGISKAGNPTLLNQIYTELYITEGGTGEVNDEHEVRQIETASRKPARPETSIRQGDIFKASPGRDGPIRIVMTKGVAGIGKTVLTQKLTLDWAEDKANQDIHFTFPFTFRELNVLKEKKFSLVELVHHFFTETKEAGLCRFEEVQVLFIFDGLDECRLPLDFHNTEILTDVTESTSVDVLLTNLIRGKLLPSARLWITTRPAAANQIPPECVDMVTEVRGFTDPQKEEYFRKRFREGEQARRIISHIKTSRSLHIMCHIPVFCWITATVLEDVLETREGGGLPKTLTEMYIHFLVVQSKLKNIKYDGGAETDPHWSPETRKMIESLGKLAFEQLQKGNLIFYESDLTECGIDIRAASVYSGVFTQVFKEERGLYQDKVFCFVHLSLQEFLAALHVHLTFINSGVNLLSEKQSTSNWSKLFRDKPDPTQLYQRAVDQALQSPNGHLDLFLRFLLGLSLQTNQTLLRGLLTQTGSGSQTNQQTVQYIKKKIEETPSAEQSINLFHCLNELNDCSLVEQIQQSLSSGHLSTDELSPAQWSALVFILLSSEKDLDVFDLKKYSASEEALLKLLPVVKASNKALLSSCNLSERSFEALSSVLSSQSSSLRHLDLSDNDLQDSGVKLLSAGLKSPHCTLETLRLSSCNLSETSCEALSSVLSSQSSSLRDLDLSNNDLQDSGVKLLSAGLKSPHCTLETLRVEPGGVRWLRPGLRKYFCELTIDTNTVNRNLKLSDNNRKVTHVEEDQSYPDHPDRFDQRLQLLCSNHLTGRCYWEVEWRGRVHISVSYRGIRRKGNRKDFLFGKNDQSWSLSCSDGGYCVWHNNRRTPVSSSSSSSSSSSVSDRVAVYVDCPAGSLSFYRVSSDSLIHLYTFNTTFTEPLYPGFGFRLSGSSVSLSSL